One Gloeobacter morelensis MG652769 DNA window includes the following coding sequences:
- a CDS encoding heme-dependent oxidative N-demethylase family protein — MDTPSYFPYADGLWRLHIGLVPLDPSRWIEIDERFGDYLTLKRRLLTEQRGEVLIAMPGSETEQQEVLELLLDHLPEYFPEHYRLKDSRLENQVTGEIWNPADHGFMPLELAARLVQEDLCLLRPMEEGYILSAACVCFPSRWLLTEKVGLPLTGIHAPVPGYAEQLAGPVDRFFERLRVETPMWRINWTIVDSPELFLLPGGAQPDSQITAQEAGERLWIRIERQTLRRLAESRTVLFTIRTYIHPLDILEQQPAMARALATAVRQIPKPMQLYKSILPVREALLGYLDRLAG; from the coding sequence ATGGACACCCCCTCGTACTTCCCCTATGCCGATGGGCTGTGGCGGCTGCACATCGGCCTGGTACCACTGGATCCCAGCCGGTGGATCGAAATCGACGAGCGTTTCGGGGATTATTTGACCCTCAAGCGTCGGTTGCTTACCGAGCAGCGGGGCGAGGTGTTGATAGCGATGCCCGGAAGCGAAACCGAGCAACAGGAAGTCCTGGAACTGTTGCTTGATCATTTGCCGGAGTACTTTCCAGAGCATTACCGCCTGAAGGACAGTCGGCTCGAAAACCAGGTGACGGGCGAAATCTGGAACCCGGCGGACCACGGCTTTATGCCGCTGGAACTGGCGGCGCGGCTGGTGCAAGAAGATCTCTGTCTGCTGCGACCCATGGAGGAGGGCTATATCCTCTCGGCCGCCTGCGTCTGTTTTCCTTCGCGCTGGCTATTGACTGAAAAAGTGGGCCTGCCCCTCACCGGCATCCACGCACCCGTGCCGGGCTACGCTGAGCAGCTGGCCGGGCCGGTGGACCGGTTCTTCGAGCGCCTGCGGGTCGAAACTCCAATGTGGCGAATCAACTGGACCATCGTCGATTCACCGGAACTGTTTTTGTTGCCCGGCGGCGCGCAGCCTGATTCGCAAATAACCGCCCAGGAGGCCGGAGAACGACTCTGGATCCGCATCGAGCGCCAGACGCTGCGGCGGCTTGCCGAGAGCCGGACGGTGCTGTTCACCATCCGCACCTACATCCACCCCTTGGATATCCTGGAGCAACAGCCCGCGATGGCCCGCGCCCTCGCCACAGCCGTCCGGCAGATTCCTAAACCTATGCAGTTGTACAAGAGCATCCTGCCGGTGCGCGAAGCCTTACTGGGCTATTTGGATCGACTCGCAGGATGA
- a CDS encoding RelA/SpoT domain-containing protein has protein sequence MNFETYVKKRADYADLAQTVVNILHATILALPGLRLQQVQHRAKEPESLRKKLIKDGKLETESLETDVKDLAGCRLVFYTNSDVSRFLSSDIVRENFEIDWDRTKIHHPRGDASSASEHFISNNYVVKLKPQRTALAEYSRFADMWCEVQVQTTLNHAWSEMAHDTIYKKPELNGKFGSRLMQAIEKRMKAIMRDYLLPAGYEFQKVLADFERLSSGKELFARGALPALVDCEDNNARHELIERFAEYVLPYYDDIAGVQADIRSAVVEAVKQARTTPTRPIETPFGDLPGRTVEQITDVAADIIDKLRYHDVEATFDAICNLYPGVLSEWERHRWLESAKHLAEHNWWVWKQVGSQVQYRLVEKIRSMSLGSPETSV, from the coding sequence ATGAACTTTGAGACCTACGTGAAGAAGCGCGCCGACTATGCCGATCTTGCACAGACCGTGGTCAATATTCTCCATGCAACCATACTCGCCCTGCCCGGTCTGCGCCTGCAGCAAGTCCAGCACCGCGCCAAGGAGCCTGAGTCGCTGAGGAAGAAGCTCATCAAAGACGGGAAGCTGGAAACCGAAAGTCTTGAGACTGATGTCAAGGATCTCGCTGGCTGTCGGCTCGTGTTTTACACCAATTCCGATGTCTCTCGCTTTCTGTCGTCGGACATCGTCAGAGAAAATTTCGAAATCGACTGGGATCGCACCAAGATCCATCATCCGCGCGGTGACGCCAGCTCCGCCAGCGAACACTTTATTTCGAACAATTACGTCGTAAAACTCAAACCGCAGCGCACCGCTCTCGCCGAATACAGCCGCTTCGCCGATATGTGGTGCGAGGTGCAGGTGCAGACCACGCTGAACCATGCATGGTCGGAGATGGCTCACGACACGATCTACAAAAAGCCAGAACTTAATGGCAAATTCGGCAGCCGCCTTATGCAGGCGATCGAGAAGCGAATGAAAGCTATCATGCGCGATTATCTGCTGCCCGCAGGCTATGAGTTTCAGAAGGTGCTTGCCGACTTCGAGCGGCTGTCGAGTGGCAAGGAATTGTTTGCTCGTGGCGCCTTACCGGCGCTCGTCGATTGCGAGGACAACAACGCACGTCATGAACTCATCGAGCGCTTCGCCGAGTACGTCCTCCCTTACTACGACGATATAGCCGGCGTCCAGGCTGACATTCGCAGCGCTGTCGTCGAGGCGGTCAAGCAAGCTAGAACGACGCCAACGCGGCCCATAGAAACGCCGTTTGGCGATCTGCCCGGGCGCACGGTCGAGCAGATCACCGATGTCGCCGCCGACATCATCGACAAGCTACGGTACCACGATGTTGAGGCCACTTTCGATGCCATATGCAACCTCTATCCAGGAGTCTTGAGTGAGTGGGAACGTCATCGCTGGCTTGAATCGGCTAAGCATCTCGCAGAACATAACTGGTGGGTCTGGAAGCAGGTCGGATCCCAAGTTCAGTACCGCCTCGTCGAGAAGATCCGGTCGATGAGTCTGGGGTCTCCTGAAACGAGTGTGTAG
- a CDS encoding Uma2 family endonuclease produces MRWTTADLDLLPDDGSRYEIVAGELLVSRAPHWGHQKACGRVCAALDTWSQATGLGEASIAPGVLFTEADNVIPDVVWVSRGRLEVILDQAGHLTAAPELVVEVLSPGADNERRDRDLKLRLYSARGVREYWLVDWRAQQVEVYRREQASLALAATLLAGDTLTSPLLPGFAYPAAGIFA; encoded by the coding sequence ATGCGCTGGACCACGGCGGATCTGGATTTGCTGCCGGACGACGGCAGCCGCTATGAGATCGTCGCAGGAGAGTTACTTGTGAGCAGAGCGCCGCACTGGGGCCACCAAAAAGCTTGCGGTCGGGTTTGCGCAGCGCTCGATACCTGGTCTCAGGCAACAGGGCTGGGAGAGGCGAGTATCGCTCCTGGTGTGCTGTTTACCGAAGCGGACAATGTGATCCCCGATGTGGTCTGGGTGAGCCGTGGGCGGCTTGAGGTCATCCTCGACCAAGCCGGGCATCTCACCGCCGCGCCGGAACTGGTGGTCGAAGTGCTCTCGCCGGGCGCCGACAACGAACGGCGCGACCGCGATCTGAAGCTGAGACTTTATTCGGCGCGTGGTGTGCGGGAGTACTGGCTGGTCGATTGGCGAGCACAGCAAGTCGAAGTGTACCGCCGCGAACAAGCTTCCCTGGCGCTCGCTGCGACATTGCTTGCGGGGGATACGCTCACCAGTCCGCTTCTGCCTGGGTTTGCCTATCCGGCGGCCGGGATTTTTGCCTAA
- a CDS encoding HAD family hydrolase — MLAALFFDLDGTLADTDPLHFQAWQELLDEFGLTIDRAFYRARISGRLNPDIVAELLPALSPEESNRFIERKEGRFRALATGLEPLAGALDVLNWANGLGLKYALVSNAPSANARFMLGALKLEKAFPTMVLGEEVAAGKPDPLPYRVALDRLGVSASRSLAFEDSPSGVRSAVGAGIPTVGIATTHPPEHLIELGAKLVIPNFDDPRLWVLLRSAGALEY; from the coding sequence ATGCTTGCGGCACTGTTTTTTGATCTGGATGGCACCCTTGCCGATACCGATCCACTGCACTTTCAGGCCTGGCAGGAACTGTTGGACGAATTTGGCCTGACGATCGACCGGGCTTTTTACCGCGCCCGCATCAGCGGCCGGCTCAACCCGGATATTGTCGCAGAACTGCTACCGGCGCTTTCTCCTGAGGAAAGTAACCGGTTCATCGAGCGCAAGGAAGGCCGGTTTCGGGCGCTGGCCACCGGGCTTGAACCGCTGGCCGGGGCGCTCGATGTGCTCAACTGGGCGAACGGTCTGGGGCTCAAGTACGCCCTGGTCAGCAACGCCCCGAGCGCGAATGCCCGCTTCATGTTGGGGGCGTTGAAGCTGGAGAAGGCATTTCCGACGATGGTTTTGGGGGAGGAGGTGGCCGCGGGCAAACCCGACCCGCTTCCTTACCGGGTGGCCCTCGACCGGCTGGGGGTGAGCGCTTCGCGGTCGCTCGCCTTCGAGGACTCGCCTTCGGGGGTACGCTCGGCGGTGGGTGCGGGCATTCCCACCGTCGGCATCGCCACTACCCACCCACCTGAGCATCTCATCGAACTGGGAGCGAAGCTCGTGATCCCCAACTTTGACGACCCGCGCCTCTGGGTGTTGCTGCGCAGCGCCGGAGCGCTTGAGTACTGA
- a CDS encoding Uma2 family endonuclease, giving the protein MIKISDATWNTSTAEQDHTIVLHDVTWQAFQSILKALPEGRSVRLAYYRGTLILMSPSKKHEWVNRLLERLIVALCEELNVAVESLGSTLWEGEFVASGIEPDSCFYIQNELSIRGKEKIDLSVDPPPDLMIEVDITNSSKGKLPIYAALGIPELWIYDGNQLSIYHLQQNLYVESQTSLAFECVPALQLTSFIQLAQSEGMSSAVANARIWFRQQIGVGLRLAEDAEAD; this is encoded by the coding sequence GTGATCAAGATCTCAGATGCAACTTGGAATACTTCAACAGCTGAACAGGATCACACCATTGTTCTGCACGATGTCACCTGGCAGGCTTTCCAGTCCATCCTTAAAGCGTTGCCTGAGGGGCGCTCTGTGCGCTTGGCTTACTACCGGGGAACGCTTATTCTTATGAGCCCCTCGAAGAAGCATGAATGGGTTAACCGTCTGCTTGAGAGGCTTATCGTCGCTCTTTGCGAAGAATTAAACGTAGCTGTGGAAAGCCTTGGCTCAACTCTTTGGGAGGGTGAGTTTGTCGCTAGCGGTATAGAGCCCGACAGTTGCTTTTACATACAAAACGAACTGTCTATTCGAGGTAAAGAAAAGATTGATTTGTCGGTGGATCCACCGCCTGACTTGATGATTGAAGTCGATATTACCAACTCGTCAAAGGGGAAACTCCCTATCTATGCGGCGCTCGGAATACCCGAGTTATGGATATACGACGGCAACCAGTTGAGTATCTATCACCTGCAGCAAAATCTCTACGTAGAATCCCAAACCAGCCTTGCTTTTGAGTGCGTACCGGCCCTGCAGCTGACAAGCTTTATACAGCTTGCTCAATCGGAAGGCATGAGTTCTGCGGTTGCCAACGCGCGTATCTGGTTCCGTCAGCAGATTGGCGTGGGGTTGCGGCTCGCTGAGGACGCCGAAGCCGATTGA
- a CDS encoding alanine--tRNA ligase-related protein, with the protein MEESRAQGQPEAAATADRNGEAKTVFVGHRTLAAPAQVLGILAGGKPCAEAGAGAEVVVVLSHSPFLAEGSGQACDQGVLAAENLVVAVEAVRRQGAVYLHKGKVQRGELKVGATVQAQVNAVRRRLVQTHHSAIHLLHAALRRVLGAEIEQRGALAGPDRLRFEFATPRPLGEQEVARVEQVVNLWVLEGHPLGVETMPAEKARQIGALPFPGERYGEQVRVVGAPEIGFELCGGTHVSNTVEIGPFKIVGESEPEAGVRRIEAVAGLAVLDYLRAHEQITRVLSTQFQAPLAQLPERLGAVLSQAQRAISQVEGLKVALALARCEACLGEVEQYGQYRVLVADLGDTEPAALAAAAEGTLSKLSEGTVVLGSTPGADAVAFAVAFSPKAVGLGLNAGQFAAALAQLTGGGDTQGNAQIAQAGGRQPTRLKAALDLAFAKLYDTFNDT; encoded by the coding sequence ATGGAAGAATCGCGCGCCCAGGGACAGCCGGAAGCGGCGGCCACCGCCGACCGCAACGGCGAAGCAAAGACGGTCTTTGTCGGGCACCGCACCCTTGCTGCTCCCGCGCAGGTGCTGGGCATCCTGGCGGGCGGCAAACCCTGCGCCGAGGCGGGGGCGGGGGCCGAGGTGGTGGTGGTGCTCAGCCACAGCCCTTTTCTCGCCGAGGGCAGCGGCCAGGCCTGCGACCAGGGGGTGCTCGCGGCCGAAAATCTGGTCGTGGCCGTCGAAGCGGTGCGCAGACAGGGTGCCGTCTACCTGCACAAAGGCAAAGTGCAGCGCGGCGAACTGAAAGTCGGCGCGACCGTCCAGGCACAGGTGAACGCCGTTCGCCGCCGGTTGGTGCAGACGCACCACAGCGCCATCCACCTGCTGCATGCCGCCCTGCGCCGGGTACTGGGGGCCGAAATCGAGCAGCGCGGAGCGCTTGCAGGCCCCGACCGTTTGCGCTTCGAGTTTGCGACCCCCCGGCCCCTGGGCGAGCAGGAGGTGGCCCGCGTCGAGCAGGTGGTCAACCTCTGGGTGCTGGAAGGCCACCCTCTGGGGGTGGAGACGATGCCCGCCGAAAAAGCGCGGCAAATCGGGGCCTTACCCTTTCCAGGGGAGCGCTACGGCGAACAGGTGCGCGTCGTCGGCGCCCCGGAGATTGGTTTCGAGCTGTGTGGCGGCACCCACGTCTCCAACACTGTCGAAATCGGGCCATTCAAGATCGTCGGCGAAAGCGAGCCGGAGGCGGGTGTACGGCGCATCGAGGCGGTGGCGGGGCTCGCCGTGCTTGATTATCTGCGCGCCCACGAACAGATCACCCGCGTCCTGAGCACCCAATTTCAAGCCCCCCTCGCCCAGTTGCCCGAGCGGCTGGGGGCCGTACTTTCCCAGGCGCAGCGGGCGATCTCTCAGGTCGAGGGCCTCAAAGTCGCCCTGGCGCTTGCCCGCTGCGAAGCCTGCCTGGGCGAAGTCGAGCAGTACGGCCAGTACCGGGTGCTGGTGGCCGATCTGGGCGACACCGAACCCGCAGCACTGGCGGCGGCGGCCGAAGGGACGCTGAGCAAGCTGAGCGAAGGAACGGTGGTGCTGGGATCTACTCCTGGGGCGGACGCGGTGGCGTTCGCCGTGGCTTTTAGCCCAAAGGCGGTGGGCCTCGGTCTCAATGCCGGCCAGTTTGCCGCCGCCCTCGCCCAACTGACCGGCGGCGGCGACACCCAGGGTAACGCCCAAATCGCCCAGGCTGGAGGGCGGCAGCCCACCAGACTCAAAGCGGCGCTGGATCTGGCCTTTGCGAAGCTCTACGACACGTTCAACGACACATAA
- a CDS encoding ISL3 family transposase has protein sequence MWRHSQKKDWDAVVRISIDEFGMRRGHDFKTVVSNIETGELLEVVDSHKQKEIIENLSRQASSVREAVEEVSIDMWGGFTKVVQQVFPNAVIVYDRFHVMRMVVSEVKKIARQCGIGKRKEQCCLLKNGKDLSVEESEKLEAALQRDKRLRQAYEYKEEFRLIYEESQTVEEGQRNLEAWLLKVRKVYGKVVQTISEHFEGICNYFISRSSSGVMEGINNRIKLIKRQGYGFTNFENLRLRLLACFTGKGSPSH, from the coding sequence ATGTGGCGGCACAGTCAAAAAAAAGACTGGGACGCAGTGGTACGCATAAGCATCGATGAGTTCGGCATGCGGCGAGGTCACGATTTCAAGACGGTCGTCAGCAATATTGAGACGGGCGAACTGCTGGAAGTGGTGGACAGCCATAAACAGAAGGAGATCATCGAAAACCTGTCAAGGCAAGCATCCTCGGTGCGTGAAGCGGTCGAGGAAGTGAGCATAGACATGTGGGGAGGATTTACGAAGGTTGTGCAGCAAGTGTTTCCGAATGCCGTGATTGTCTACGACCGATTTCACGTGATGCGGATGGTTGTGTCCGAGGTCAAAAAGATTGCCCGTCAGTGTGGCATTGGCAAACGCAAGGAGCAGTGCTGTTTGCTGAAGAATGGCAAGGACTTGAGTGTCGAGGAGAGTGAGAAGTTGGAGGCCGCTCTGCAGCGGGACAAGCGTTTGCGTCAGGCCTACGAATACAAAGAAGAATTTCGGTTAATTTATGAAGAGAGTCAGACAGTGGAAGAAGGACAGCGGAACTTGGAAGCATGGCTGCTGAAAGTTCGCAAGGTCTATGGGAAGGTGGTGCAGACGATTAGTGAGCATTTCGAGGGGATCTGCAACTATTTTATCAGTCGTTCGAGTAGCGGTGTAATGGAGGGAATCAACAATCGAATCAAGTTGATTAAGCGTCAAGGTTACGGCTTTACAAACTTTGAGAACCTGCGTCTGCGTCTGCTGGCCTGCTTTACGGGAAAAGGCTCCCCTTCACACTGA
- the alaS gene encoding alanine--tRNA ligase, with amino-acid sequence MPTVLSGNAIREKFLQFFESKQHRRLPSASLVPDDPTVLLTIAGMLPFKPVFMGKRERPAPRVTTSQKCVRTNDIENVGRTARHHTFFEMLGNFSFGDYFKREAIGWAWELVTGVFELPPERLWVSVYEEDEEAFDLWQEVAGLPPVRVRMMGADSNFWESGPTGPCGPCSEIYYDFHPERGEGEIDLDDDSRFLEIYNLVFMQLNRDSEGTFSELPRKNIDTGLGLERMAQVLQGVPNNYETDLVFPIIRKAEALSGLDYFKAGDEQKISFKIIGDHTRAAVHLVADGVLPGNLGRGYILRRLIRRMVRHGRMLGIAGSFLPQMATVAVELMGGAYPNLLESREVILTRLASEESQFLQTLETGERLLDEILGRSEKRISGVDAFMLYDTYGFPLELTMEVAAERGLEVDVPAYEEAMEKQRERARRAAKTVDLTQGASLADLERTDFLGYRNVASEAVVKLVLFEGEPIERASAGASVQLVLDRTPFYPEGGGQIGDRGYLSGPDLLVRIEDVQKRDTVILHTGRIERGTVATGVSVQAQIDLADRRRSQAHHTATHLLQAALKKVLGESVQQQGSLVAFDRLRFDFSWPKALSQAEIQQVEDLVNTWIAEAHTLSQEVMPIDQAKARGALAFFGEKYGSEVRVIDVPGVSIELCGGTHVRNTAEIGLFKMVSETGIASGVRRIEAVAGPAVLEYLRLRDTVTRQLADEFKVQVEQIPQRVAALTSDLKQAQKQIDALKAALATARAEALLGQAKATGSLRVLVADLGDTEPEALKSAAEHLLAKLGEGGAVVLGSAPAADKVSLVAAFGKNAIAKGLNAGKFVGEVAKITGGGGGGRPNLAQAGGKQPEKLKDALDEASSKLSGALGA; translated from the coding sequence ATGCCGACCGTCCTGAGTGGAAATGCGATCCGCGAGAAGTTCCTGCAGTTTTTTGAGAGCAAGCAGCATCGGCGTTTGCCGAGCGCCTCGCTGGTGCCGGACGACCCGACGGTGCTCCTGACGATCGCGGGCATGCTGCCGTTTAAGCCGGTGTTCATGGGCAAGCGCGAGCGGCCCGCCCCGCGCGTCACCACCTCCCAAAAGTGCGTGCGCACCAACGACATCGAGAACGTCGGCCGCACCGCCCGCCACCATACCTTCTTCGAGATGCTGGGCAACTTTTCGTTCGGCGACTACTTCAAGCGCGAGGCGATCGGCTGGGCGTGGGAACTGGTCACCGGCGTCTTCGAGTTGCCCCCCGAAAGACTCTGGGTAAGCGTGTACGAGGAGGACGAGGAAGCCTTTGACCTCTGGCAGGAGGTGGCCGGTCTGCCGCCCGTGCGCGTGCGCATGATGGGCGCCGATTCCAATTTTTGGGAATCCGGTCCCACCGGACCCTGTGGGCCGTGCTCGGAGATTTACTACGACTTTCACCCCGAGCGGGGCGAAGGGGAGATCGATCTCGACGACGACAGCCGCTTTCTGGAGATCTACAATCTGGTCTTCATGCAGCTCAACCGCGACAGCGAGGGCACCTTCAGCGAACTGCCGCGCAAGAACATCGACACCGGGCTGGGCCTGGAGCGCATGGCCCAGGTGCTCCAGGGCGTCCCCAACAACTACGAGACCGACCTGGTCTTCCCGATTATCCGCAAGGCCGAAGCGCTGAGTGGTCTCGATTACTTCAAAGCAGGGGACGAGCAAAAAATTTCGTTTAAAATTATCGGCGACCACACCCGCGCGGCAGTGCATCTAGTGGCCGACGGGGTGCTGCCCGGCAACCTCGGGCGCGGCTATATCCTCCGTCGGCTCATCCGCCGGATGGTTCGCCACGGGCGGATGCTGGGCATTGCAGGCAGCTTCCTGCCCCAGATGGCGACGGTGGCCGTCGAGTTGATGGGCGGGGCCTACCCGAATCTGCTCGAAAGCCGCGAAGTGATCCTGACCCGGCTTGCCAGCGAAGAAAGCCAGTTTCTGCAGACTTTGGAGACCGGCGAGCGGTTGCTCGATGAGATCCTGGGCCGCAGCGAAAAGCGGATTTCGGGAGTTGACGCATTTATGCTCTACGACACCTACGGCTTTCCGCTGGAATTGACGATGGAGGTGGCGGCCGAGCGCGGCCTCGAAGTGGATGTGCCGGCTTACGAAGAAGCGATGGAAAAGCAGCGCGAGCGGGCGCGCCGGGCGGCCAAAACGGTCGACCTCACCCAGGGAGCGAGCCTTGCCGACCTTGAGCGCACCGACTTTCTGGGCTACCGCAACGTCGCTTCTGAAGCCGTGGTCAAGCTGGTGCTCTTCGAGGGCGAACCCATCGAACGGGCGAGTGCGGGGGCAAGCGTGCAGCTGGTGCTCGATCGGACGCCTTTCTACCCCGAAGGGGGCGGCCAGATCGGCGATCGGGGCTATCTGAGCGGTCCGGACCTGCTGGTGCGCATCGAAGATGTCCAGAAGCGCGACACGGTGATTTTGCACACCGGCCGCATCGAGCGCGGGACCGTTGCCACCGGTGTCTCTGTACAGGCGCAGATCGATCTGGCCGACCGCCGCCGTTCCCAGGCCCACCACACCGCCACCCACCTGCTGCAGGCGGCTCTCAAAAAAGTGTTGGGTGAAAGTGTCCAACAGCAAGGTTCACTGGTGGCTTTCGATCGGCTGCGCTTCGACTTCTCCTGGCCCAAGGCGCTCAGCCAGGCTGAAATTCAGCAGGTCGAAGATCTGGTCAATACCTGGATTGCCGAGGCCCATACGCTCTCGCAGGAAGTGATGCCCATCGATCAGGCCAAAGCGCGCGGGGCACTCGCCTTTTTCGGCGAGAAGTACGGCTCCGAGGTGCGGGTGATCGACGTGCCAGGGGTGAGCATCGAACTGTGTGGCGGCACCCACGTGCGCAACACCGCCGAGATTGGCCTGTTCAAGATGGTCTCGGAGACGGGGATCGCCTCCGGGGTGCGCCGCATCGAAGCGGTGGCAGGACCGGCGGTGCTCGAATATCTGCGCCTGCGCGATACGGTCACCCGCCAACTCGCCGACGAATTCAAAGTCCAAGTCGAGCAGATCCCGCAGCGGGTGGCGGCCCTCACAAGCGACCTCAAGCAGGCGCAAAAGCAGATCGATGCGCTCAAAGCAGCCCTCGCCACCGCCCGCGCCGAGGCGCTTCTAGGCCAAGCGAAAGCGACTGGTAGCTTGCGGGTGCTGGTGGCCGATTTGGGCGATACCGAACCGGAAGCGCTCAAATCGGCGGCCGAGCACCTGCTCGCCAAACTGGGCGAGGGGGGTGCCGTCGTGTTGGGTTCCGCCCCGGCGGCCGACAAAGTCTCGCTCGTGGCGGCCTTCGGCAAAAACGCGATTGCCAAAGGGCTCAACGCCGGCAAGTTCGTGGGCGAGGTGGCCAAAATCACCGGCGGCGGCGGCGGCGGGCGGCCCAATCTTGCCCAGGCGGGCGGCAAGCAGCCCGAGAAGCTCAAAGATGCCCTCGACGAGGCATCTTCGAAGCTTTCCGGCGCGCTCGGCGCTTAG
- a CDS encoding helix-turn-helix domain-containing protein, which produces MGLEITELLELPNIYVESYSKTDKGWLLQLRPLSDGMRCPGCGRFIDRVHQAPKVIIRDLAILKRPVHLQIPRRQFHCPDCQRYATEQLEFVDWRRRHTRRFEQDVYERVQHSSLEQIAREEGISPEEVRGIFEHVAAQSKKRLGRSGTHKHR; this is translated from the coding sequence ATGGGCCTCGAAATCACCGAACTCCTCGAACTACCGAACATCTACGTCGAATCCTACTCCAAGACCGACAAGGGGTGGCTGTTGCAGTTGCGCCCTCTCAGTGACGGCATGCGTTGCCCTGGTTGTGGACGGTTCATTGACCGTGTCCATCAAGCACCAAAAGTAATCATTCGCGACTTGGCTATTCTCAAACGACCCGTCCATCTACAAATCCCCCGCCGTCAATTTCACTGTCCAGATTGCCAACGCTACGCCACCGAGCAATTGGAGTTTGTCGATTGGCGGCGGCGACATACTCGACGTTTTGAGCAGGATGTTTATGAACGGGTACAACACTCAAGCCTCGAACAGATTGCCCGCGAAGAAGGGATCAGCCCGGAGGAAGTGCGCGGCATATTTGAGCATGTGGCGGCACAGTCAAAAAAAAGACTGGGACGCAGTGGTACGCATAAGCATCGATGA